One genomic region from Verrucomicrobiota bacterium encodes:
- a CDS encoding prepilin-type N-terminal cleavage/methylation domain-containing protein, which translates to MIPRQDRKGRTPRRCVQITNNTFRPAACDGRPLKAFTLIELLVVIAIIAILAGILLPALAKAKERAQRTQCLNNYKQLLLAHIMYVGDNNDRLAPCNCGGTGGAATKSYPAGWLYKPGECLPNQPTSGDYFGPEHGLFYPALKNWSIYRCPLDKTNGTYGAYYRQRGIKFTSYVMNGCIINSSTSFDWDTGAQGKTFRVSNFKPTDMLLWETDEKIPNYFNDGASSPGEGLSQRHAIGALIGFMGGSAGYIKYKTYFQLVADPNRNSLWCFPNSRDGH; encoded by the coding sequence ATGATTCCGAGGCAGGATCGAAAAGGGAGAACCCCCCGCCGCTGCGTTCAGATTACGAACAACACTTTCCGTCCGGCAGCTTGCGATGGCAGGCCCCTCAAGGCCTTCACCCTGATCGAACTGTTGGTAGTCATCGCCATCATCGCCATTTTGGCGGGCATCCTTTTGCCGGCCCTGGCGAAAGCAAAGGAACGGGCGCAACGAACTCAATGTCTCAACAACTACAAGCAACTGTTGCTGGCGCACATCATGTACGTCGGAGACAACAATGACCGGTTAGCCCCTTGCAACTGCGGTGGCACTGGCGGCGCGGCCACCAAATCGTATCCCGCCGGCTGGCTCTATAAACCTGGGGAGTGCCTGCCCAATCAACCGACGTCCGGAGACTATTTTGGCCCGGAGCACGGGCTGTTCTACCCCGCGCTCAAGAACTGGAGCATTTACCGGTGCCCGCTCGACAAGACCAATGGCACGTACGGCGCGTACTACCGGCAGCGGGGCATCAAGTTTACGAGTTACGTCATGAACGGATGCATCATCAACAGCAGCACCAGCTTCGACTGGGACACAGGTGCACAAGGAAAGACGTTCAGGGTTTCCAACTTCAAACCGACGGACATGCTGCTCTGGGAAACGGACGAAAAGATACCAAATTATTTCAACGACGGCGCCAGTTCCCCTGGCGAAGGCCTTTCCCAACGGCACGCCATCGGTGCACTCATTGGTTTTATGGGCGGCAGTGCCGGATACATCAAATACAAGACGTATTTCCAACTGGTGGCCGATCCCAATCGCAACAGTCTCTGGTGTTTCCCCAACTCCAGGGATGGACATTAA
- a CDS encoding phosphotransferase family protein yields the protein MPTELLDQPQKTRPGEELDASKLETYLQHTLPELSGDMEITQFPKGYSNLTYLLRVGEQELVLRRPPFGAKIKTAHDMGREYRILSHLIAVYPKVPRPLAYCEDESVLGAPFYIMERVKGIILRAKPPEGLELTPALMRQISEHFIDNLAQIHGVDYVAAGLGDLGKPEGYVTRQVEGWIKRYLNARTDDIPEMQRIASWLVEHKPAEAGGCLIHNDYKYDNLVLNPQDVSQIKAVLDWEMATIGDPLMDLGSTLGYWVDPDDPEDWQKQSFGMTTWPGNLNREQLLERYVHKSGRTVSNAVFYYAYALFKIAVIVQQIYARYKQGLTKDARFASLINLVRSGSKTACLAIEKKRITRLALN from the coding sequence ATGCCGACCGAACTGCTCGATCAACCGCAGAAGACGCGACCGGGCGAAGAGCTGGACGCCAGCAAGCTGGAAACCTACTTGCAGCACACCCTGCCCGAATTGTCCGGCGACATGGAAATCACTCAGTTTCCAAAGGGTTATTCCAATCTGACCTACCTGTTGCGCGTCGGTGAACAGGAACTCGTTTTGCGTCGCCCGCCGTTCGGCGCAAAAATCAAAACCGCTCACGACATGGGACGGGAGTATCGCATCCTTTCGCATCTCATCGCTGTCTATCCGAAAGTTCCACGTCCCCTCGCCTATTGTGAGGATGAATCCGTATTGGGCGCGCCGTTCTACATCATGGAACGAGTCAAGGGCATCATCCTGCGCGCAAAGCCGCCGGAGGGTCTTGAGTTGACGCCGGCATTGATGCGGCAAATTTCCGAACATTTCATCGACAATCTGGCTCAGATTCACGGTGTCGATTATGTCGCGGCTGGTCTTGGCGATCTGGGAAAACCGGAAGGCTACGTCACGCGCCAGGTCGAAGGCTGGATCAAGCGTTATCTAAATGCCCGGACCGATGATATTCCTGAAATGCAGCGCATCGCCAGTTGGCTCGTCGAACACAAACCGGCGGAGGCCGGCGGCTGCTTGATTCACAACGATTACAAATACGACAACTTGGTTCTCAATCCACAGGATGTATCCCAGATCAAAGCTGTGCTCGACTGGGAAATGGCGACCATCGGCGATCCGCTGATGGATTTGGGTTCGACGTTGGGCTACTGGGTCGATCCCGACGATCCGGAGGATTGGCAGAAGCAATCGTTCGGCATGACGACGTGGCCGGGCAATTTGAATCGTGAACAATTGCTCGAACGCTACGTTCACAAAAGCGGGCGCACGGTAAGCAATGCTGTGTTCTATTATGCCTATGCCCTGTTCAAAATCGCCGTCATCGTGCAACAGATTTACGCCCGCTACAAACAAGGGTTGACCAAGGACGCGCGCTTTGCGAGCTTGATCAATCTCGTTCGCTCCGGCAGCAAGACCGCGTGCCTGGCGATCGAGAAGAAGCGCATCACGCGCCTCGCCCTCAACTGA
- a CDS encoding c-type cytochrome, with protein MSALIWFSSPVERVRAAGLPPAEALRRMKVADGFTVKLYANEPKIRQPLTMSFDERGRMWVIQYLQYPTPAGLKAVQVDQYLRTKYDQLPEPPPRGPKGADRITICEDTDGDGRADKFTDFVTGLNLASGLALGYGGVFVAQPPYLLFYPDRNHDDVPDGDPEVLLTGFGMEDAHAFANSLIWGPDGWLYGAHGSTVTANIRGLEFQQGIWRYHPLTKEFELFAEGGGNTWGLDFDEDGNIIAGTNYGDTVGLHQVQGAYYVKGFSKHGPLHNPYTFGYFEHLPFKGFKGGHVTAGGIMYQGGSFPAQFNNRYIAANLLANAIYWHVLEPQGSSFIGHFGGELLTTDDHSFRPIDCTIGPDGSVFVADWYDQRATHVDPQDNWDRDTGRIYKIEANGTRPVSKFDLTKLSSTELVKLLANPNDWYVREARCLLSERRDAKIISTIRKNIFTNKNDRLALQSLWALYVSGGFNDALAIKLLDHPNKNLRAWTVRLLGDARTISPSIEKRLIALARTEPSPTVRNQLACSAKRLSGEQALPLVQELLRRGEDVDDPQIPLLLWWAVEDKAISNRAEVLKLFADATNWKQPLVHQFIVERVAQRYAAEADENGYAACAQLLDLAPDETKVTLLLQGMEKALEGRGLSEPPPALEKSLARLWRQGAPSLALVRFALRLGYEAAKTRALAIVADPKASGHDRAGLIEMLGQSGHADCVPMLENLLSGSESKTIRSAALAALQRFNDPQIPEKVLELYPQLPSDLRQGARGLLCSRPTWALAFLNAVEAGRVAAKDVPVDQVRQIALHRDARLNQLVEKLWGKIQPESEGVKRARVGGIISILGQAKGDPVKGRELFLKTCAVCHKLFGEGNNIGPELTGADRKNRDFLLTNIVDPSAYIRAEFVSYNVEMKDGRALNGLMAESTPTTVTLLDANNQRTVLNRAEIKELKASSVSLMPEGLLDTLEPQQIRDLISYVQSDGTK; from the coding sequence TTGTCCGCATTAATTTGGTTCTCGTCGCCCGTTGAGCGGGTTCGGGCCGCCGGTCTGCCACCGGCCGAGGCGCTGCGGCGGATGAAAGTTGCCGACGGATTCACGGTCAAACTTTATGCAAACGAGCCCAAAATTCGACAACCGCTCACGATGAGTTTCGACGAGCGCGGTCGGATGTGGGTGATTCAATACCTCCAGTATCCGACGCCCGCCGGTTTGAAGGCGGTGCAGGTCGATCAATACCTCCGCACCAAGTACGACCAACTCCCCGAGCCGCCGCCGCGCGGGCCGAAAGGCGCCGATCGCATCACGATTTGTGAGGACACGGATGGTGATGGCCGCGCGGACAAGTTCACGGACTTCGTCACCGGATTGAATCTCGCCTCAGGGCTGGCGCTTGGCTACGGCGGAGTATTCGTGGCACAGCCGCCTTACTTGCTTTTTTATCCTGATCGTAACCACGATGACGTGCCGGACGGAGACCCGGAGGTTTTGTTGACGGGTTTTGGAATGGAGGACGCGCACGCGTTTGCGAATTCGCTGATCTGGGGACCGGACGGCTGGCTTTACGGCGCGCACGGCAGCACGGTGACGGCGAACATTCGCGGCCTTGAATTTCAGCAAGGCATCTGGCGTTATCATCCGTTGACGAAGGAGTTCGAATTGTTTGCTGAAGGCGGCGGCAATACGTGGGGACTGGATTTCGACGAGGACGGCAACATCATCGCCGGCACGAATTACGGTGACACGGTTGGGTTACACCAGGTGCAAGGCGCGTACTATGTCAAAGGCTTCAGCAAGCACGGGCCGTTGCACAATCCTTACACGTTCGGGTATTTCGAACACCTTCCTTTCAAGGGTTTCAAGGGCGGCCACGTGACCGCGGGCGGAATCATGTATCAAGGCGGTTCGTTTCCCGCCCAATTCAACAACCGCTACATCGCCGCCAATCTGCTCGCCAACGCGATCTATTGGCACGTGCTCGAACCGCAAGGTTCTAGTTTCATTGGCCATTTCGGTGGCGAATTGTTGACGACGGACGATCATTCATTTCGCCCGATTGACTGCACAATTGGGCCGGACGGCTCGGTGTTTGTCGCAGATTGGTATGATCAACGCGCGACTCACGTCGATCCACAGGACAACTGGGACCGCGATACCGGACGCATCTACAAGATTGAAGCCAACGGAACAAGACCAGTTTCCAAGTTCGATCTGACCAAGTTGTCGAGCACAGAACTCGTCAAATTGCTGGCCAACCCAAACGATTGGTATGTGCGCGAAGCCCGTTGTCTGCTGTCCGAGCGGCGGGATGCAAAGATAATTTCGACTATTCGCAAGAATATCTTTACAAACAAAAACGACCGGCTGGCTCTGCAATCATTGTGGGCGCTTTACGTCAGTGGCGGCTTTAACGACGCGCTGGCAATCAAACTTCTCGACCACCCGAACAAAAACCTCCGCGCCTGGACGGTTCGGCTGCTGGGCGACGCGCGGACAATTTCTCCGTCCATTGAAAAACGATTGATCGCGCTCGCCCGCACAGAGCCGAGTCCGACTGTCCGCAATCAACTGGCCTGTTCCGCCAAACGGTTGTCGGGCGAACAGGCGCTGCCGCTAGTCCAGGAATTGTTGCGCCGCGGTGAAGATGTTGATGATCCGCAGATTCCACTGTTGCTATGGTGGGCAGTCGAGGACAAGGCAATCTCCAACCGAGCGGAAGTGTTAAAATTGTTTGCCGATGCCACAAACTGGAAACAGCCGCTCGTTCATCAGTTCATCGTCGAACGGGTGGCGCAGCGTTATGCGGCGGAGGCCGACGAGAATGGTTACGCGGCCTGCGCTCAACTGCTTGACCTGGCGCCGGATGAAACCAAAGTCACGCTGCTGTTGCAAGGCATGGAAAAGGCGTTGGAAGGCCGTGGACTCTCAGAGCCGCCGCCCGCGCTGGAAAAATCTCTCGCCAGACTCTGGCGTCAAGGCGCGCCCTCGCTTGCGCTGGTGCGCTTCGCCTTGCGCCTGGGTTATGAAGCGGCAAAGACACGCGCGCTTGCAATCGTCGCCGACCCGAAAGCTAGTGGGCACGACCGCGCCGGTTTGATTGAAATGCTGGGGCAAAGCGGCCACGCCGATTGCGTCCCGATGCTCGAGAATCTGTTGAGCGGGAGCGAATCAAAAACGATTCGCAGCGCCGCGCTCGCGGCTTTGCAACGCTTCAATGACCCACAGATCCCGGAAAAAGTGTTGGAGCTTTATCCGCAATTGCCGTCCGATTTGCGACAAGGCGCGCGTGGCTTATTGTGCAGCCGGCCCACTTGGGCGCTCGCGTTTTTGAACGCGGTCGAAGCCGGAAGAGTTGCCGCCAAGGATGTGCCCGTCGATCAAGTCCGGCAGATTGCGTTGCACCGCGACGCGCGACTCAATCAGCTTGTGGAAAAACTCTGGGGCAAAATCCAGCCGGAATCCGAAGGCGTGAAACGGGCGCGCGTTGGAGGTATCATCAGCATTCTCGGACAGGCGAAAGGCGATCCCGTCAAAGGCCGTGAACTGTTCCTGAAGACTTGCGCCGTTTGTCATAAACTTTTTGGAGAAGGAAACAACATCGGGCCTGAACTGACCGGCGCAGATCGCAAGAACCGCGACTTTCTGCTGACGAACATTGTCGATCCCAGCGCTTACATCCGGGCGGAATTTGTCAGCTACAACGTCGAGATGAAGGACGGTCGCGCGCTCAACGGTTTGATGGCGGAATCCACCCCGACGACGGTGACCTTGCTTGATGCGAACAACCAGCGCACGGTGCTGAATCGGGCGGAGATCAAGGAACTGAAAGCCTCATCCGTGTCATTGATGCCCGAAGGATTGCTCGACACACTGGAGCCGCAACAGATCCGGGACTTGATCAGTTACGTGCAAAGCGATGGAACCAAGTAA
- a CDS encoding acyl-CoA dehydrogenase family protein, translating to MANEPLNLTLDKIRTFIREEALPLEPEYLHRPFRELLPKLQEKRQKVKALGLWAPHLPKELGGQGFTLPEFARVSEELGRTPLGHFLFNCQAPDIGNTEILMEFGTPEQKETWLAPLSRGDVRSCFSMTEPDYPGSNPAWMDTQARKDGSDYVIDGRKWFTSSADGAAFAIVMAITNPEAESPYARASQIIVPTDTPGFNRIRNTPIMGEAGEDYASHSEIVYKNCRVPQKNLLGREGQGFEIAQQRLGPGRIHHCMRWIGICERAFDMMCHRAATRLLAPGKPLGSRQIVQEWIAESRAEINASRLLVLQAAEKIHCEGSKAAREEISIIKFYVANVLQKVLDRAIQAHGALGITDDLVLSYWYRHERAARIYDGPDEVHKSVVARIHLKKHGVQVSI from the coding sequence ATGGCCAACGAACCACTGAACTTAACTCTCGATAAAATCCGCACGTTCATTCGCGAAGAAGCGTTACCGCTGGAGCCGGAATACCTTCATCGCCCATTTCGCGAACTGCTGCCCAAACTTCAAGAGAAGCGGCAGAAGGTCAAGGCGCTGGGCCTCTGGGCGCCGCATCTGCCCAAGGAACTTGGGGGGCAGGGATTCACCCTCCCCGAATTCGCCCGCGTGAGCGAAGAACTGGGCCGAACACCGTTGGGTCATTTTCTTTTTAATTGCCAGGCGCCGGACATTGGCAACACGGAAATCCTCATGGAGTTCGGCACACCGGAACAAAAGGAAACCTGGCTCGCACCGCTGTCACGCGGCGACGTGCGTAGTTGTTTCTCGATGACCGAACCCGATTATCCCGGTTCAAACCCGGCTTGGATGGACACGCAGGCACGTAAAGACGGCAGCGATTACGTCATCGATGGCCGCAAGTGGTTCACTTCCTCGGCCGATGGCGCGGCATTTGCCATCGTAATGGCCATCACCAATCCCGAAGCCGAAAGCCCATACGCGCGCGCCAGCCAGATCATTGTGCCGACGGACACACCCGGCTTCAACCGCATCCGCAACACCCCAATCATGGGTGAAGCGGGCGAGGACTACGCCAGCCATTCTGAGATTGTTTACAAGAACTGTCGTGTGCCGCAGAAGAATTTGCTGGGCCGCGAAGGCCAGGGCTTTGAAATCGCGCAACAACGACTCGGCCCTGGGCGCATTCATCATTGCATGAGGTGGATCGGCATCTGCGAACGCGCCTTTGACATGATGTGTCACCGCGCCGCGACTCGACTCCTCGCGCCAGGGAAACCGCTGGGCAGCCGCCAGATCGTGCAGGAATGGATCGCCGAGAGCCGCGCAGAAATCAACGCCTCGCGCCTCCTTGTGCTGCAAGCGGCGGAGAAAATCCATTGCGAAGGAAGTAAAGCCGCGCGCGAAGAAATTTCCATCATCAAATTTTATGTCGCCAACGTGCTCCAAAAAGTTCTGGACCGCGCTATCCAGGCGCACGGTGCGTTGGGCATCACCGATGATTTGGTGCTCTCGTACTGGTATCGCCACGAACGTGCCGCGCGCATTTACGATGGACCGGACGAGGTGCACAAATCGGTCGTCGCGCGCATTCACTTAAAAAAGCACGGCGTGCAGGTCTCCATCTGA
- the pdxH gene encoding pyridoxamine 5'-phosphate oxidase: protein MSIADLRREYDVGSLRRADLNPDPMAQFGKWFQQALETKSPAGILRRFGIATYKWFQAVRGETSVEANAMTLATASKDGRPAARMVLLKGVDARGFVFFSQYEGPKGRDLDENPQAALVFYWPDLERQVCVGGVVSKVSRAESEAYFKTRPIGSRLAAWVSRQSEIVSHRQLLEEKFQQLAAKYPNEDVPPPPYWGGYVLSPTRIEFWQGRPSRLHDRFLYTKQSDGRWLIERLAP, encoded by the coding sequence ATGTCCATTGCCGACTTGCGAAGAGAATACGATGTGGGCAGCCTCAGGCGCGCCGACTTGAACCCCGATCCGATGGCCCAATTCGGCAAGTGGTTTCAACAGGCACTGGAGACCAAATCGCCCGCCGGAATCCTCCGGCGCTTCGGGATTGCCACTTACAAATGGTTTCAAGCCGTGCGAGGCGAGACTTCCGTCGAAGCCAATGCCATGACGCTGGCTACGGCGAGCAAGGATGGCCGGCCGGCGGCACGGATGGTCTTGCTGAAAGGTGTGGATGCGCGTGGTTTTGTTTTCTTTTCCCAATATGAAGGTCCAAAGGGGCGAGACCTGGATGAAAACCCACAGGCAGCCTTGGTATTCTACTGGCCGGACCTGGAACGGCAGGTCTGCGTCGGCGGCGTGGTGAGCAAGGTGTCGCGCGCAGAATCGGAGGCGTATTTCAAAACGCGGCCCATCGGCAGCCGGCTCGCGGCATGGGTGTCGCGCCAAAGCGAAATCGTGAGTCATCGGCAACTCCTGGAGGAAAAGTTTCAACAGCTTGCGGCGAAATATCCCAATGAAGACGTGCCGCCGCCGCCGTACTGGGGCGGCTACGTGTTGTCCCCCACGCGCATTGAATTCTGGCAGGGACGTCCGAGTCGGCTGCATGATCGGTTTCTTTACACCAAACAATCCGATGGCCGCTGGTTGATTGAACGCCTGGCACCTTGA
- a CDS encoding pyrimidine/purine nucleoside phosphorylase produces the protein MSSIPEEIAGVTAITKANVYFDGKVVSHNLFLHDGTKKTLGLIYPGKYHFNTDKAEGMEIVAGQCSVKVDGQSKTDRYTAGQIFELPGQSGFEIEVKSGLCEYICTFL, from the coding sequence ATGTCATCTATCCCAGAAGAAATCGCCGGCGTCACCGCCATCACCAAGGCCAATGTTTACTTCGATGGCAAAGTCGTGAGTCACAACTTGTTTTTGCACGACGGCACCAAAAAGACTTTGGGCCTCATCTATCCGGGCAAGTATCATTTCAACACCGACAAGGCTGAGGGAATGGAAATCGTCGCCGGCCAATGCTCTGTGAAAGTTGACGGCCAATCCAAAACAGACCGCTACACCGCCGGTCAAATCTTCGAGTTGCCGGGCCAGTCCGGATTTGAAATCGAAGTCAAATCGGGCCTCTGCGAATACATCTGCACGTTTCTGTAG
- a CDS encoding TIGR04282 family arsenosugar biosynthesis glycosyltransferase, which yields MLQSGQVDLQKLIIFIKAPRRGEVKTRLARDIGDEAACEAYCTLVDTLLNQLAELPEVELRVTPDDASAEIKPWLRSNWQLRPQGQGSLGERLQTAFTDSFNRGAERVVIIGSDCPFITADDIHDAWTALHDSEVVIGPACDGGYWLIGLRQLQPTLFDGIAWSTETVFRETLQRAEAARLRVQVLRELSDVDTEADWRAFLAATPEA from the coding sequence GTGTTGCAATCAGGCCAAGTGGATTTGCAAAAACTCATCATTTTCATCAAAGCGCCACGGCGGGGCGAGGTCAAAACCCGCCTGGCCAGAGACATCGGCGATGAGGCCGCTTGCGAAGCTTACTGCACGTTGGTCGATACGTTGTTGAACCAGTTGGCCGAATTGCCGGAGGTAGAACTGCGTGTTACTCCGGATGACGCGAGCGCTGAGATCAAACCGTGGCTGCGAAGCAATTGGCAGTTGCGACCGCAAGGGCAGGGGAGTTTGGGCGAACGGTTGCAAACCGCTTTTACCGATTCCTTCAATCGTGGTGCTGAGCGCGTGGTCATCATCGGGTCGGACTGTCCGTTTATTACCGCGGACGACATTCACGATGCCTGGACTGCCTTGCACGATAGCGAGGTCGTCATCGGACCGGCCTGTGATGGCGGTTACTGGTTGATTGGATTGCGCCAATTACAGCCGACATTGTTCGATGGCATTGCCTGGAGCACGGAAACCGTTTTTCGGGAGACGCTGCAACGGGCCGAGGCGGCCAGGTTGCGCGTCCAGGTTCTGCGTGAATTGAGCGATGTGGATACTGAAGCCGACTGGCGCGCCTTCCTGGCGGCCACTCCGGAAGCCTGA